The Jatrophihabitans sp. genome segment CCGGTCCAGGCGAAGATCGAGGCGATCGGGTTGGTGCTGGTCTCGCGGCCCTTCTGGTGCTCGCGGTAGTGGCGGGTGACGGTGCCGTGGGCGGCCTCGGACTCGACGGTGTTGCCGTCGGGGGAGAGCAGCACGGAGGTCATCAGGCCGAGTGAGCCGAAGCCCTGCGCCACGATGTCGGACTGCACGTCGCCGTCGTAGTTCTTGCAGGCCCAGACGTAGCCGCCCTCCCACTTCAGCGCGGCGGCAACCATGTCGTCGATCAGCCGGTGCTCATAGGTCAGGCCCGCCGCGTCGAAGTCTGCCTTGAACTCGGACTCGAAGATCTCGGCGAAGATGTCCTTGAACCGGCCGTCGTACTTCTTGAGGATGGTGTTCTTGGTGGAGAGGTACACCGGGTAGTTGCGCTGCAGGCCGTAGTTGAACGAGGCCCGCGCGAAGTCCCGGATGGACGCGTCGAGGTTGTACATCGCCAGCGCGACGCCGCCGCCGGGGAACTCGAAGACGTTCAGCTCGGTGGGCTCACCGCCGTCCTTCGGCGTGAAGGTCAGCGTCAGGGTGCCCTCGCCGGGAACGACCAGGTCGGTGGCCCGGTACTGGTCGCCGAACGCGTGCCGGCCGACCACGATGGGCTTGGTCCAGCCCGGCACCAGCCGGGGCACGTTGGCCATGATGATCGGCTCGCGGAAGATCACGCCGCCCAGGATGTTGCGGATGGTGCCGTTGGGCGAGCGCCACATCTGCTTGAGGCCGAACTCCTCGACCCGGGCCTCGTCCGGGGTGATGGTGGCGCACTTGACGCCGACCCCGTGCCGCTTGATCGCCTCGGCCGCGTCGACGGTGACCTGATCGTCGGTGGCGTCGCGGTGCTCGATACCGAGGTCGTAGTAATCGAGGTTCACATCCAGGTACGGATGGATCAGCCGGTCCTTGATGAACTGCCAGATGATCCTGGTCATCTCATCGCCGTCCAGCTCGACGACGGTACCTACCACCTTGATCTTCGACATGGATCGCCTCTCGAGTGTGCGGGCGCCGCACCGGGAGCCCCGGTGGCGCTGCTTGCTCCGAAGTTTAGGCGATCACCCCTGCCGCCCGATCCGGGTGGCGCCGGGCGCCGGCGGCTTGGCTCCTGTCCGAATCGGGTATTAGGTTGCACAACTATGACTCCCCCCTCCACCGACGCCCCGACTGCCGGCGGTACGGCTCGTGATCGCACTGACGTGGACGCCCTCGCTGAAAGCCACCTCGACGCCCAACTCGAGCTCGACCCGCTGACGGCCACCTTCATCGGCGCTCCCGGCTTCGACGACCGGATGCCCGACCTGTCCCCGGCCGGCCTGCAGGCCCTGGCGGAACTGAACCGGCGCACGTTGCGGGAGCTGG includes the following:
- a CDS encoding NADP-dependent isocitrate dehydrogenase, with amino-acid sequence MSKIKVVGTVVELDGDEMTRIIWQFIKDRLIHPYLDVNLDYYDLGIEHRDATDDQVTVDAAEAIKRHGVGVKCATITPDEARVEEFGLKQMWRSPNGTIRNILGGVIFREPIIMANVPRLVPGWTKPIVVGRHAFGDQYRATDLVVPGEGTLTLTFTPKDGGEPTELNVFEFPGGGVALAMYNLDASIRDFARASFNYGLQRNYPVYLSTKNTILKKYDGRFKDIFAEIFESEFKADFDAAGLTYEHRLIDDMVAAALKWEGGYVWACKNYDGDVQSDIVAQGFGSLGLMTSVLLSPDGNTVESEAAHGTVTRHYREHQKGRETSTNPIASIFAWTGGLKHRGKLDGTPEVTGFAEALERVCIQTVESGSMTKDLAILIGKDQPWLNTQAFLAKLDENLKKAMA